From Phoenix dactylifera cultivar Barhee BC4 unplaced genomic scaffold, palm_55x_up_171113_PBpolish2nd_filt_p 001756F, whole genome shotgun sequence, a single genomic window includes:
- the LOC103697722 gene encoding glutathione S-transferase F10-like, protein MEGMSICIAAASSGGGLPWAGGLRRPPQSPKARAGTGPTWPEVARVLACLFEKDVEFQLIRPNNYKGLKRMPSLKGPRFKFRQGGEEGKMTLVDSRKICRRITEKYVDEGNKDLLGTGTLERASIERWLQTEARRFDPPSSALVLHLAFAPLMELEQDKEEIEQNKQKLNEVLDTYEKRLQETKFLAGDKFTLADLSHLPNAQFLASNDECRSLIRSRKMVSGWWDQISLRPSWQRVVEMQQEIRVI, encoded by the exons ATGGAAGGAATGAGTATTTGTATAGCTGCAGCATCTTCCGGTGGGGGCCTTCCCtgggccgggggccttaggcgaccgcctcagtcgcctaaggctcgagccggcactGGCCCAACCTGGCCTGAGGTTGCAAGGGTACTTGCATGCCTCTTCGAGAAGGATGTCGAGTTCCAGCTCATTCGTCCCAACAACTACAAGGGCCTGAAAAGGATGCCTAGCCTCAAG GGCCCACGATTCAAATTTCGTCAGGGCGGGGAAGAAGGGAAGATGACCCTCGTCG ACTCGAGGAAGATATGCCGACGCATTACGGAGAAGTATGTGGACGAAGGGAACAAGGACCTTCTGGGGACCGGCACGCTCGAAAGGGCATCGATCGAGCGATGGCTGCAGACCGAGGCTCGGCGCTTCGACCCCCCAAGCTCTGCTCTGGTGCTCCACCTGGCATTTGCGCCCCTCATGGAGCTGGAGCAGGACAAGGAGGAGATCGAGCAGAACAAACAGAAGCTGAACGAGGTGCTCGACACGTACGAGAAGAGGCTGCAGGAGACGAAGTTCCTGGCGGGGGACAAGTTCACGCTTGCTGACCTCTCGCACCTGCCCAACGCCCAGTTTTTGGCGTCGAACGACGAGTGCCGCTCGTTGATCAGGTCGAGGAAGATGGTGAGCGGGTGGTGGGATCAGATATCGCTCCGCCCCTCATGGCAGAGGGTCGTGGAGATGCAGCAGGAGATCCGGGTTATCTGA